One Luteolibacter flavescens genomic region harbors:
- the frr gene encoding ribosome recycling factor, translated as MDPETAILETEEAMEKAVEYLHHEFATVRTGKASPSLVENIDVHVHSYGSTMKLKQLAMITAPEARLLEVKVFDPATTQDVERAIRESRLGLNPAAAGISLRIPIPELSEERRIQMVKLIKQIAEEGKVRVRSARKEGMDAAKKMKADNILTEDGQKDHEAEVQKLTDKYVKVVDELVVAKEKEVMKV; from the coding sequence ATGGACCCGGAAACCGCTATTCTTGAGACCGAGGAGGCCATGGAGAAGGCCGTCGAGTACCTGCACCATGAATTCGCCACGGTGCGCACGGGCAAGGCCTCGCCCAGCCTCGTGGAAAACATCGACGTGCACGTGCACAGCTACGGCAGCACGATGAAGCTGAAGCAGCTCGCGATGATCACTGCTCCGGAAGCACGGCTTTTGGAAGTCAAGGTATTCGACCCGGCGACCACGCAAGACGTGGAGCGTGCGATCCGCGAGTCGCGTCTCGGGCTGAACCCCGCTGCCGCTGGCATTTCGCTGCGCATACCAATTCCCGAACTCTCTGAGGAGCGCCGTATCCAGATGGTGAAGCTCATCAAGCAGATTGCCGAGGAAGGGAAGGTCCGCGTCCGCAGTGCTCGCAAGGAGGGCATGGATGCTGCGAAGAAGATGAAGGCCGACAACATCCTCACGGAGGATGGCCAGAAGGATCACGAAGCCGAGGTCCAGAAGCTGACCGACAAGTATGTGAAGGTCGTGGACGAGCTCGTCGTGGCGAAGGAGAAGGAAGTGATGAAGGTGTAA
- the lipB gene encoding lipoyl(octanoyl) transferase LipB: protein MKTIHLGTGISYEEGLKRQDTTVDSLLDGTGEETLFLLEHAPVYTIGRLRDQSSLRDTSMLPAPVVEANRGGQATYHGPGQLVGYPILDLRERNRDLHAHLRGLEEALILTCHDFDIPAGRREGLTGVWVENRKLASIGVGVRKWISMHGFAINITPESLLPFFAITPCGIDGVIMSCVAQEARKPVSVADFADAFVPHFGKLFARA from the coding sequence ATGAAGACGATCCACCTGGGCACTGGCATTTCCTACGAAGAGGGGCTGAAACGGCAGGACACTACCGTTGACTCGCTGCTAGATGGCACGGGGGAAGAAACCCTATTCCTGTTAGAGCACGCCCCCGTTTACACCATCGGCCGTTTGCGCGACCAATCTTCGCTGCGGGATACCTCGATGCTTCCCGCGCCTGTGGTGGAAGCGAACCGCGGCGGCCAAGCCACCTACCACGGCCCCGGCCAACTGGTCGGCTACCCAATCCTCGACCTCCGCGAGCGGAATCGCGACCTGCATGCCCATCTCCGCGGACTTGAGGAAGCGCTCATCCTCACCTGCCACGACTTCGACATCCCGGCCGGACGCCGCGAGGGCCTGACCGGCGTGTGGGTGGAGAATCGCAAGCTCGCCTCCATCGGCGTGGGCGTGCGGAAATGGATCTCCATGCACGGCTTCGCCATCAATATCACGCCGGAATCGCTGCTACCTTTCTTCGCGATCACGCCGTGCGGGATCGACGGCGTGATCATGAGCTGCGTGGCACAAGAAGCCCGCAAGCCGGTGAGCGTTGCGGACTTCGCGGATGCTTTCGTCCCGCACTTCGGGAAGCTGTTCGCCCGGGCTTAA
- the ruvC gene encoding crossover junction endodeoxyribonuclease RuvC, translating to MRVLAIDPAVRNTGYAVVEGDGHKAVALAFDVISIPDRLPQSAALAAVRTHLRHVIEKHQPDQVAVEGIIYVQSHRTAISMGAARAAALIAAADAGLNVFEYAPMKVKMAVTGKGRADKQQVAFMVRALLGLSETPPHDAADALAIGIAHLQASDPLKAKMLERRQV from the coding sequence ATGCGCGTCCTCGCCATCGACCCAGCAGTCCGCAATACCGGCTACGCCGTGGTGGAGGGCGACGGACACAAGGCGGTGGCCTTGGCCTTTGACGTGATTTCGATCCCGGATCGCCTTCCCCAGTCCGCGGCGCTCGCGGCGGTGCGGACCCACCTCCGGCATGTGATCGAGAAGCACCAGCCCGACCAGGTGGCGGTGGAAGGCATCATCTACGTGCAGTCCCATCGCACGGCGATTTCGATGGGCGCGGCACGGGCTGCGGCATTGATCGCGGCGGCAGATGCGGGATTGAATGTCTTCGAATACGCGCCGATGAAGGTGAAGATGGCGGTCACCGGAAAAGGCAGGGCTGACAAGCAGCAGGTCGCCTTTATGGTGCGTGCTCTGTTGGGTCTGTCCGAAACACCGCCCCACGACGCTGCTGACGCACTGGCCATCGGAATCGCGCACCTGCAAGCGTCCGATCCATTGAAGGCCAAAATGCTGGAGAGGCGTCAGGTCTGA
- a CDS encoding addiction module protein, producing MVTTVDLEVMSTADKLRLMENLWENLSAGTDDITSPEWHGGVLTERERLTSSGEERFVAWNAAKKQLREELT from the coding sequence ATGGTGACGACGGTCGATCTGGAAGTCATGAGCACGGCGGACAAGCTCCGCCTCATGGAAAACCTGTGGGAGAACCTCTCCGCAGGAACAGACGACATCACTTCACCCGAATGGCATGGCGGAGTCCTCACCGAGCGCGAGCGCCTGACGTCATCTGGCGAAGAAAGGTTCGTCGCGTGGAATGCCGCCAAGAAGCAATTGCGTGAGGAGTTGACGTGA
- a CDS encoding DEAD/DEAH box helicase, with product MGFDTLGLSAAVLEAVTESGYENPTPIQAQAIPLILEGRDVIGASQTGTGKTAAFALPSLSKITPMGKPQILVLEPTRELAHQVAEQFEKYGKHTGLKVALLFGGVGFGEQLKALQGGADIVVATPGRLVDHFYRATMRFNEVKILILDEVDRMLDMGFLPQVRKIVNLCPWEGRQTLFFSATMPPAIQTFAQWCLINPVSVEIARRAVASTVTHAFYPVSMDQRDDLLIALLNHTDYHSVMIFTRTRKEADQVCALLKREGHEKVAAMHSDISQVDRMKALAGFKSGEFEVLVATDVAARGIDISGVSHVINYRVPENAEDYVHRIGRTGRAEAEGDAFTILTADELEFAKSVEVFIDQKIQRKKLDGFDYIYTALLDDSPSKPIRKKPMGGKKKRR from the coding sequence ATGGGATTTGACACATTAGGCCTCTCCGCAGCCGTTCTCGAAGCCGTCACGGAGTCGGGCTACGAAAACCCCACGCCGATCCAGGCTCAGGCCATCCCGCTGATCCTGGAAGGGCGCGATGTGATCGGTGCCTCGCAGACCGGCACCGGAAAGACCGCGGCCTTCGCCCTGCCGTCGCTGAGCAAGATCACGCCGATGGGCAAGCCCCAGATCCTGGTGCTGGAGCCGACCCGCGAACTCGCCCACCAGGTGGCCGAGCAATTCGAGAAATACGGCAAGCACACCGGTCTGAAGGTCGCCCTGCTCTTCGGCGGCGTCGGCTTCGGCGAGCAACTCAAGGCGCTGCAAGGCGGTGCCGACATCGTGGTCGCGACCCCGGGACGCCTCGTCGACCATTTCTACCGCGCCACCATGCGCTTCAACGAGGTGAAGATCCTGATCCTCGATGAAGTGGACCGCATGCTGGACATGGGATTCCTCCCGCAGGTCCGCAAGATCGTGAATCTCTGCCCGTGGGAGGGCCGTCAGACGCTCTTCTTCTCGGCGACCATGCCGCCGGCGATCCAGACCTTCGCCCAATGGTGCCTCATCAATCCGGTCAGCGTGGAAATCGCGCGCCGCGCGGTGGCATCCACCGTCACGCACGCCTTCTACCCGGTCTCGATGGACCAGCGCGACGACCTGCTCATCGCCCTGCTGAATCACACCGACTATCACTCGGTGATGATCTTCACCCGCACCCGCAAGGAGGCCGACCAGGTCTGCGCGCTGCTCAAGCGCGAGGGCCACGAGAAGGTCGCCGCGATGCACTCCGATATCAGCCAGGTGGACCGCATGAAGGCGCTCGCCGGCTTTAAGAGCGGTGAATTCGAAGTCCTCGTCGCGACCGACGTCGCCGCCCGTGGCATCGACATCTCCGGCGTCTCGCACGTCATCAACTACCGCGTCCCGGAGAATGCCGAGGACTACGTCCACCGCATCGGCCGCACTGGCCGGGCCGAGGCCGAAGGTGACGCCTTCACCATCCTTACCGCGGACGAGCTTGAGTTTGCCAAGTCCGTCGAGGTCTTCATCGACCAGAAGATCCAGCGCAAGAAGCTGGACGGCTTCGACTACATCTACACCGCCCTCCTCGACGATTCCCCTTCCAAGCCGATCCGCAAGAAGCCGATGGGCGGGAAGAAAAAGCGGCGTTGA
- a CDS encoding sigma-70 family RNA polymerase sigma factor has translation MSDQEYDKERDQVLAAAYEKTRKSLIARLDNWEDQKTWDEFYQTYWRLIYAVAIKAGLRPDEAHDCVQETVLSIAKQSKKKLYDPEQGSFKTWLMNMTRWRINDQFRKRKKDTAMAGGEWEDDRKTAVIDRFEDPRGDMLARLWDVEWKKNVADAALARVKAQVSPKQYQIFDCYVVRQWDAKKVQDHLNVSMAQVYLAKHRVGAVLKKELARLEEDADE, from the coding sequence ATGTCCGACCAAGAGTACGACAAGGAGCGCGACCAGGTGCTCGCAGCTGCCTACGAAAAGACCCGGAAGAGCCTCATCGCAAGGCTGGACAATTGGGAGGACCAGAAGACTTGGGACGAGTTCTACCAGACCTACTGGCGGCTGATCTACGCCGTGGCCATCAAGGCCGGCCTGCGCCCGGACGAGGCGCACGATTGCGTGCAGGAGACCGTCCTTTCCATCGCCAAGCAGAGCAAGAAGAAGCTCTACGACCCCGAGCAGGGCTCCTTCAAGACGTGGCTGATGAACATGACGCGCTGGCGGATCAACGACCAGTTCCGCAAGCGCAAGAAGGACACCGCCATGGCAGGCGGGGAGTGGGAAGACGACCGGAAAACCGCCGTCATCGACCGCTTCGAGGACCCGCGCGGCGACATGCTGGCGCGACTTTGGGACGTTGAATGGAAAAAGAACGTCGCCGACGCCGCTTTAGCCCGTGTGAAAGCGCAGGTGTCGCCCAAACAGTACCAGATCTTCGACTGCTACGTCGTCCGCCAGTGGGACGCGAAGAAAGTCCAGGACCACCTGAACGTCAGCATGGCGCAGGTGTATCTCGCGAAGCACCGCGTGGGTGCCGTCTTGAAAAAGGAACTCGCCCGACTGGAGGAGGATGCCGACGAATAG
- a CDS encoding SUMF1/EgtB/PvdO family nonheme iron enzyme, which produces MPTNRPRPDPVIPDHEVLRKVGGGAYGEVWLARGVTGALRAVKVVWREDFEDERSFEREFEGILKFEPISRDHPGLVNILHVGRSVDGVSFYYYVMELGDDVLTGREINPIEYEARTLRSDVKRVPGKRLDTEFCIDVGVRLAEALRHLHDNGLAHRDVKPANVIFVGGKAKLADIGLVAARGQRTFVGTEGFVPPEGPGSAQADVYSLGKVLYEIASGKDRMDFPELPDDMPPKLERKRWLALNQIVCDVCEPQLSKRKVSSAGELADVLRRLQEGKRRKRRRPVGAFFATVFTAAALVFGTWEAFKGSPWMSLPNQFANLLPINGSGDETPVEKKPIPALIKINSRPEGAVVVASDGEVLGTTPTDLLNSYVGEQVSFRLDKDGYGSVPLDAVVPASAAEEPLLLEAELKIFSPPQPNENWVDHLGQRYGPVGEGHQSRRPVGKDEWDRYLAEKERPGDVAEFVEVEEDGIKRKIVVTSEGEAQAFCWWLAESGIRDGFLTVNHRARQLMDLTFANTGMSERARKENFRPFRCRVEPIPYAWITVTTEPSGAEVFLKTAENSYNYVIGTTRGPLTTDPLRPGDHELLILLEGYKPLSKKVTLKENERLDLHLKLELNNSVVMEKPWENGLGMKFVPMGTDLMASIWETRVKDYDAFVRAKNLSAPATDFQQGPDHPVVFVSRKDAEDFCVWLTEVERKQERLTQVHEYRLPTDYEWSMMAELKEQPNVSPARRDTQRAKVFMWGAAWPPGADGMKVANLADGSATILVRSERTISGYIDGFERTAPVGSFPPNSLGIYDLCGNVHEWVSDNYSPSSSSGVLRGGGWNTYQPQNLYIGARNTQPPDFRDSIYGFRVVLAKVPPIPETTPAEEGIETDG; this is translated from the coding sequence ATGCCGACGAATAGGCCGCGACCCGATCCGGTCATCCCGGACCATGAAGTCCTGCGGAAAGTCGGTGGCGGGGCGTATGGGGAAGTCTGGCTCGCCCGCGGCGTGACCGGTGCCCTGCGCGCTGTCAAGGTGGTGTGGCGCGAGGATTTCGAGGACGAGCGCAGCTTCGAGCGCGAGTTCGAGGGCATCCTGAAATTCGAGCCCATCTCCCGGGATCACCCGGGGCTGGTGAATATCCTCCACGTCGGCCGCAGCGTCGATGGCGTCTCCTTCTACTACTACGTGATGGAACTGGGGGATGACGTGCTCACCGGGCGCGAGATCAATCCCATCGAATACGAGGCCCGCACGCTGCGCAGCGATGTGAAGCGCGTGCCCGGCAAGCGCCTCGACACGGAATTCTGCATCGATGTGGGCGTCCGCCTGGCGGAGGCCCTGCGGCACCTGCATGACAATGGCTTGGCGCACCGCGACGTGAAGCCGGCGAACGTCATTTTCGTCGGCGGCAAGGCAAAGCTGGCGGACATCGGGCTCGTCGCCGCGCGCGGCCAGCGGACCTTCGTGGGCACCGAGGGCTTCGTCCCGCCGGAGGGTCCGGGATCGGCGCAGGCGGACGTCTATAGCCTCGGTAAGGTGCTCTACGAGATCGCCAGCGGCAAAGACCGCATGGACTTCCCGGAACTGCCGGACGACATGCCGCCAAAGCTGGAGCGGAAGCGTTGGCTCGCGCTGAACCAGATCGTCTGTGACGTCTGCGAGCCCCAGCTTTCAAAGCGAAAGGTTTCATCCGCGGGAGAGCTGGCCGATGTGCTGCGCCGGTTGCAGGAAGGGAAGCGCCGGAAGCGGCGTCGCCCGGTGGGTGCATTTTTCGCCACGGTTTTCACGGCTGCAGCCCTTGTCTTCGGCACGTGGGAGGCCTTCAAGGGCAGCCCGTGGATGAGCCTGCCGAACCAATTCGCGAATCTCCTGCCGATCAACGGATCAGGCGACGAGACCCCGGTGGAAAAGAAGCCGATCCCGGCGCTCATCAAGATCAACAGCCGTCCCGAGGGCGCCGTGGTGGTTGCCTCCGATGGCGAGGTACTGGGCACGACGCCGACCGACCTGCTCAATTCCTACGTCGGGGAGCAGGTCTCTTTCCGCCTGGACAAGGACGGCTACGGTTCCGTTCCGCTGGATGCGGTGGTGCCCGCCTCGGCTGCGGAGGAGCCGCTGTTGTTGGAAGCCGAGCTGAAGATCTTCTCCCCGCCGCAGCCGAACGAAAACTGGGTCGATCACCTCGGGCAACGCTACGGCCCGGTGGGAGAGGGGCACCAGAGCCGCCGGCCGGTGGGGAAGGACGAATGGGATCGCTATCTTGCTGAAAAGGAACGACCCGGCGATGTCGCCGAGTTTGTCGAAGTCGAGGAAGACGGTATCAAGCGCAAGATCGTCGTGACCAGCGAGGGTGAGGCGCAGGCATTCTGCTGGTGGCTGGCGGAAAGCGGCATCCGGGACGGTTTCCTCACCGTGAATCATCGCGCGCGTCAGTTGATGGACCTCACCTTTGCCAATACCGGCATGAGTGAGCGTGCCCGGAAGGAGAATTTCCGCCCCTTCCGCTGCCGGGTGGAGCCCATTCCCTACGCCTGGATCACCGTGACGACCGAGCCCTCCGGCGCGGAGGTCTTCCTGAAAACGGCGGAGAATTCCTACAACTACGTCATCGGCACGACCCGCGGGCCGCTCACGACGGATCCGCTGCGTCCCGGCGATCACGAGTTGCTGATCCTGCTGGAGGGCTACAAGCCGCTGTCCAAGAAGGTGACCCTCAAGGAAAACGAGCGGCTGGATCTTCACCTGAAGTTGGAACTGAACAACAGCGTGGTCATGGAGAAGCCTTGGGAAAACGGGCTCGGGATGAAATTCGTCCCCATGGGCACCGACCTGATGGCGTCCATCTGGGAGACCCGGGTGAAGGACTACGATGCTTTTGTCCGCGCGAAAAACCTGTCTGCCCCGGCCACGGATTTCCAGCAGGGGCCGGATCATCCCGTGGTCTTCGTTTCCCGCAAGGATGCCGAGGACTTCTGCGTCTGGCTGACGGAGGTGGAGCGGAAGCAGGAGCGACTGACCCAGGTGCACGAGTATCGCCTGCCCACCGACTACGAGTGGAGCATGATGGCGGAGCTGAAGGAGCAGCCCAACGTCTCTCCAGCCCGGCGCGACACGCAGCGGGCAAAGGTCTTCATGTGGGGTGCCGCGTGGCCGCCCGGGGCAGACGGAATGAAGGTCGCGAACCTGGCCGATGGCAGCGCCACCATCCTCGTCAGGAGCGAGCGGACCATCTCGGGATACATCGATGGCTTCGAGCGGACGGCGCCGGTCGGCTCTTTCCCTCCGAATTCTCTGGGGATCTACGACCTGTGCGGGAATGTCCACGAGTGGGTCTCGGACAATTACAGTCCGTCATCCTCCTCCGGCGTCCTGCGCGGCGGCGGGTGGAATACCTATCAGCCGCAGAATCTCTACATCGGCGCGCGGAATACCCAGCCGCCGGACTTTCGCGACAGCATCTACGGCTTCCGCGTCGTGCTTGCCAAAGTCCCGCCGATCCCGGAAACCACGCCTGCCGAAGAAGGCATCGAAACCGATGGTTGA
- a CDS encoding OsmC family protein: MVEIKIDYQGDLHCSALHVPSGTTLETDAPVDNNGRGESFSPTDLVATGLGVCMATVMGIVAKRKEIPLEGLKVAVRKHMSTDTPRRISKLEVDLDMPLPADHPERKMLESAGNGCPVHHSLHPDIEVVLNYRWQ; the protein is encoded by the coding sequence ATGGTTGAAATCAAGATCGACTACCAGGGAGACCTGCACTGCTCCGCCCTCCACGTGCCCTCCGGCACCACGCTCGAGACCGACGCGCCGGTGGACAACAACGGCCGCGGCGAGTCCTTCTCTCCCACCGATCTCGTCGCCACCGGCCTCGGCGTCTGCATGGCCACGGTCATGGGCATCGTGGCAAAGCGGAAGGAGATCCCGCTGGAAGGTCTGAAGGTTGCCGTGCGCAAGCACATGTCCACCGACACGCCGCGCCGTATTTCCAAGCTGGAGGTCGATCTCGACATGCCGCTGCCGGCGGATCACCCCGAGCGGAAGATGCTGGAGAGCGCTGGTAACGGCTGTCCCGTCCACCACAGCCTGCACCCGGACATCGAGGTGGTGCTGAACTACCGCTGGCAGTGA
- a CDS encoding molybdopterin-dependent oxidoreductase: MSDQAATAEAKLPKDLAAEKGLVNVQIDGVWLQVPRGMRMIEACKLAKQEVPHYCYHPKLSAPGNCRMCLVQMGMPPRPAPGQDPTYDAEGYLPIGWMPRPVIACANTVTENMGIRTTGELVEKCREGVMEFLLINHPLDCPICDQAGECRLQEFSVEHGRGESRFVDMKVKKPKNVDIGPRVRLDDERCIMCSRCIRFMDEVADDAVLGFTQRGTHTTLTVHPGRKLDSNYSLNTVDICPVGALTSNDFRFQMRVWFLKETKTIDVNCGTGANIVIWTRSNKIHRITPRQNDDVNSTWMPDSHRLNFHYIDSDARLTEPMIRAGAKHQTNSWFHSIQTAADALKKFQGGEIAIIASARMTNEELFLVRNLASELGTGQYTTVPRTGESDGILISEDRNPNTTGAKLVWQTPDPHGGLFAIREGVRSGSIKALIVLGEDLFEAGFTKDDLAKVSFIVSTQLIAGPTAEACDVVLPGAAFAEKRGSMVNVTGRLQRLNRAVEPLGDAKDDWEILRDLTLAIQGTNLANGPAMIENVFKSMAEAVTEFNGLTLSKIGDLGLPVTETGVKIPLLENERARKAAGLING; encoded by the coding sequence ATGAGTGATCAAGCCGCCACTGCCGAAGCCAAGCTTCCGAAGGATCTCGCCGCCGAAAAAGGCCTGGTCAACGTGCAGATCGACGGGGTTTGGCTCCAGGTCCCGCGCGGCATGCGGATGATCGAGGCGTGCAAGCTGGCGAAGCAGGAAGTGCCGCACTACTGCTACCACCCGAAGCTTTCCGCTCCCGGCAACTGCCGCATGTGCCTCGTCCAGATGGGCATGCCACCGCGCCCGGCACCCGGCCAGGACCCCACCTATGATGCCGAGGGCTACCTGCCAATCGGCTGGATGCCCCGCCCGGTGATCGCCTGTGCGAACACGGTGACCGAGAACATGGGCATCCGCACCACGGGCGAACTGGTCGAGAAGTGCCGCGAGGGGGTGATGGAGTTCCTCCTCATCAATCACCCGCTGGATTGCCCGATCTGCGATCAGGCCGGCGAGTGCCGCCTGCAGGAGTTTTCCGTCGAACACGGCCGCGGCGAGTCGCGCTTCGTGGACATGAAGGTGAAGAAGCCGAAGAACGTGGACATCGGTCCGCGCGTCCGGCTCGATGACGAGCGCTGCATCATGTGCAGCCGCTGCATCCGCTTCATGGATGAGGTCGCGGACGATGCGGTGCTCGGCTTCACCCAGCGGGGCACCCACACCACGCTGACGGTCCATCCGGGCCGCAAGCTGGACTCGAATTACTCTCTCAATACCGTCGATATCTGCCCGGTCGGAGCGCTGACGTCGAATGACTTCCGCTTCCAGATGCGCGTCTGGTTCCTCAAGGAGACCAAGACCATCGACGTGAATTGCGGCACCGGTGCGAACATCGTCATCTGGACCCGCAGCAACAAGATCCACCGCATCACCCCGCGTCAGAATGACGACGTGAACTCGACGTGGATGCCGGATTCGCACCGCCTGAATTTCCACTACATCGACAGCGATGCGCGCCTCACCGAGCCGATGATCCGGGCAGGAGCGAAGCACCAGACGAACTCGTGGTTCCACTCGATCCAGACGGCAGCGGACGCGCTGAAGAAATTCCAGGGCGGCGAGATCGCGATCATCGCATCCGCTCGGATGACGAATGAGGAGCTCTTCCTCGTCCGCAATCTGGCCAGCGAGCTCGGCACCGGCCAATACACGACCGTCCCGCGCACTGGCGAGAGCGACGGCATCCTGATTTCCGAGGACCGCAACCCGAACACGACTGGCGCGAAGCTGGTGTGGCAGACTCCAGATCCGCACGGTGGTCTCTTCGCCATCCGCGAAGGCGTCCGCTCAGGCTCCATCAAGGCGCTGATCGTACTCGGCGAGGATCTTTTCGAGGCAGGCTTCACGAAGGACGATCTCGCGAAGGTCTCCTTCATCGTGTCCACCCAGCTCATCGCCGGTCCGACCGCGGAGGCCTGCGACGTGGTGCTGCCCGGTGCGGCATTTGCCGAGAAGCGCGGCTCCATGGTGAATGTCACCGGCCGTCTCCAGCGCCTCAATCGCGCCGTCGAACCCCTCGGCGATGCGAAGGACGACTGGGAAATCCTCCGCGACCTCACCCTCGCCATCCAAGGCACAAATCTGGCCAACGGCCCGGCGATGATTGAAAACGTCTTCAAGTCGATGGCCGAGGCCGTGACTGAATTCAACGGCCTGACCCTCTCGAAGATCGGCGATCTCGGCCTGCCCGTCACCGAAACCGGCGTGAAGATCCCGTTGCTCGAAAACGAGCGCGCACGCAAGGCCGCTGGCCTGATCAACGGCTAA
- a CDS encoding complex I subunit 1/NuoH family protein: MDLVSLLVIVAKVIGLTFMVVLPLVPISVYFERRFSAIIQDRVGPNRVGVPLTLLGAKKDFSFFGLIQPMADGVKLFLKEDFTPSHVRKAFYWLAPALTVVPALVTVCVAPFGGDIVVNGEAHKLVIADLDVGPLFIFAISSLAVYGITLAGWSSNSKFPFIGGVRSTAQMISYEIALGLSVVPVLLYYGDLNLSNIVEEQSKNGWLLLPLWGNSAPWNNGGDYTAWLFWIPAMIAFVIFTTSVFAETNRMPFDLPECETELVGGYHTEYSSMKFAMFFMGEYAAMVIGSAMVVTLFLGGWSLGPFFDNWAASLEIGSVKIGGLLNMAVFMAKVVAFILFFILVRWTVPRFRYDQLMRLGWVIFFEAALINVFLAALVIAAPQFGPAASIGGLVVLALVTGALVWCLKVSEKKSAPVSI, translated from the coding sequence ATGGACCTCGTCTCCCTGCTAGTCATTGTCGCCAAGGTCATCGGCCTGACCTTCATGGTCGTGCTGCCGCTGGTGCCGATCTCGGTTTATTTCGAGCGCCGGTTTTCCGCGATCATCCAGGACCGCGTCGGTCCGAACCGCGTCGGCGTGCCACTCACCCTGCTCGGTGCCAAGAAAGATTTCTCGTTCTTCGGTCTGATCCAGCCGATGGCAGACGGCGTGAAGCTCTTCTTGAAGGAGGACTTCACCCCGTCCCATGTCCGCAAGGCCTTCTACTGGCTGGCTCCCGCTCTGACGGTGGTGCCCGCGCTCGTCACCGTCTGCGTGGCCCCTTTCGGCGGTGACATCGTCGTGAACGGTGAGGCCCACAAGCTGGTCATCGCCGATCTTGATGTCGGCCCGCTGTTCATCTTCGCGATTTCCTCGCTGGCGGTCTATGGCATCACGCTCGCCGGCTGGTCCTCGAATTCGAAGTTCCCATTCATCGGCGGCGTGCGCTCCACGGCACAGATGATCTCCTACGAAATCGCGCTCGGCCTTTCGGTCGTGCCGGTGCTGCTCTACTACGGGGACCTCAATCTTTCCAACATCGTCGAGGAACAGTCGAAGAACGGCTGGCTCCTGCTCCCGCTGTGGGGCAACTCCGCCCCCTGGAACAACGGCGGCGACTACACCGCGTGGCTTTTCTGGATTCCGGCGATGATCGCCTTCGTGATCTTCACCACCTCGGTCTTCGCGGAGACGAACCGCATGCCCTTCGACCTTCCGGAGTGCGAAACCGAGCTCGTCGGGGGCTATCACACGGAATACTCTTCCATGAAGTTCGCCATGTTCTTCATGGGCGAATACGCCGCGATGGTCATCGGTTCGGCGATGGTCGTGACGCTCTTCCTCGGCGGCTGGTCGCTCGGTCCTTTCTTCGACAATTGGGCTGCCAGCCTCGAGATCGGCTCGGTGAAGATCGGAGGCTTGTTGAACATGGCCGTCTTCATGGCCAAGGTAGTCGCCTTCATCCTCTTCTTCATCCTCGTCCGCTGGACGGTGCCGCGTTTCCGCTATGACCAGCTCATGCGCCTCGGCTGGGTGATCTTCTTCGAAGCCGCGCTCATCAATGTCTTCCTCGCTGCGCTGGTCATCGCCGCGCCGCAATTCGGCCCTGCCGCCAGCATCGGCGGGCTGGTCGTCCTCGCCCTCGTCACCGGCGCCCTCGTCTGGTGCCTGAAGGTGTCCGAGAAAAAGTCCGCCCCGGTTTCCATCTAA
- a CDS encoding NuoI/complex I 23 kDa subunit family protein, whose amino-acid sequence MAVVKVTRPKLNAGEKIYLGAVIKGFFITMKHAVDSLRGKSRGAKDMESSGLGVTMQYPEQKWDEHLPEHYRGAPALVTDEQGRERCVSCQLCEFICPPKAIKITPSEIPSDDPWAKVEKRPLEFDIDMIRCIYCGMCEEVCPEQAIFLRKDYAITGLKRADMVHDKEKLYEIGGKRVGLVNKWNELK is encoded by the coding sequence ATGGCCGTCGTCAAAGTCACACGTCCGAAACTGAACGCGGGGGAGAAAATCTACCTCGGCGCGGTCATCAAGGGCTTCTTCATCACGATGAAGCACGCCGTCGATTCGCTGCGGGGCAAGTCCCGCGGCGCGAAGGACATGGAGTCCTCCGGACTCGGCGTGACCATGCAGTATCCAGAGCAGAAGTGGGACGAGCACCTGCCCGAGCATTACCGTGGCGCGCCCGCTCTGGTGACCGACGAGCAAGGCCGCGAACGCTGCGTTTCCTGCCAGCTTTGCGAATTCATCTGCCCGCCGAAGGCCATCAAGATCACCCCGAGCGAAATCCCGTCCGATGACCCTTGGGCGAAGGTCGAGAAGCGCCCGCTGGAATTCGACATCGACATGATCCGCTGCATCTACTGCGGCATGTGCGAGGAGGTCTGCCCGGAGCAGGCAATCTTCCTCCGCAAGGACTACGCGATCACCGGCCTGAAGCGCGCCGACATGGTGCACGACAAGGAGAAGCTCTACGAGATCGGCGGCAAGCGCGTCGGCCTCGTCAACAAGTGGAACGAGCTGAAGTAA